Proteins from one Drosophila gunungcola strain Sukarami chromosome 3R, Dgunungcola_SK_2, whole genome shotgun sequence genomic window:
- the LOC128266304 gene encoding uncharacterized protein LOC128266304 isoform X11: MFGCIYQLWDWLEAPPLFTAGTMDAKKLQQLQEAAILAQQQKKLPLAYQTNLVDYRTAAYSQALYQQSPTATSSSGGGPLSPIELQPQSKHHNHNHNLMKHGGGGGTSSSSHSSPYHQSYSSSGGTAAGEQLYQSPTERTYLAAAGRLQASNAIAGHHPISALQSQYQQLQAAKMQAQMATQSEAAQQQQRTFAMRQAMNPPTNHYHMSQSPSMVSNMTTMTQQQQQQQQQHQQQQRAPPSSLNLQNQYQPAQGPLKLQHQHQQQQLQQQQQPAMPKHYQEQLYAQQQQLQQQLQQQQLQQQQQQQQQQQQHRHKNDLQTPGSEHGTVYIQQNHPGHVVNQACQTQISAVKPKATPSSEESSSNSAKSPTHAPLDRKKSAGSIQALKSPITKRPPSTPVTLSGWLHKQGSDGLKVWRKRWFVLAEYCLYYYKGPEEEKLLGSVLLPSYRVSACLPEDKIYRKFAFKCEHQNMRTYWLAADNAESMMQWVRALAAASLMQAPSSGESDPSVNSSLNHSGENSDSGIHTMQSHLGKGQPTPSSENAGSSGGGSGQPLYANAPPKPRRINDGGYSSPSPEHNEQQQQQQQQQHPSRRLMSPTQQLYQQQQQHQRSQQQQQQQQQQQQPQQHHAIYDTRTGHVSTALQLQQAQQQYSLDHLEAQFQQQQLDMEEQIARLQQQRAAEEIYGEREMYMAKLMQQRQGPNGAYPTQQQLLQAERRTPDAYGRSKQQRLFAAAAAAADYEDIYNMSQLAGGAGGAMSAQEALLQEAASYRRPLSPPSYDASKHVPAMPQRYTPNHLEASAADQLINTMDLRARTAAAIVRPHSADFLEYEARAEAAAAAAAAAVAQSQQESGRAPRPKSSLDINRTPDSFYYSEASYADKMRKSALYLQSGGGGGGGGGAGAAQPQQAGNYRTAAGDFGSGVNTIGYENPYERAYKRQELLAEAQAQGGAASSMPRMSRSASQGRSVASQLQSPQQEDLPPLNVHPGSIFPPSMSTQEIISKNEQFLRSASARLPKRAGGMDDDYSAGNSTTTSPTSGGGGGASNSPQHHQDGERKREESMKRLLEWKQRMLQSPLTRKGIQQGGSNMSAMSKLGSNPNILLSSTAVASGARYAPHAGKTGLVGNGNGNGNGNGSAAAAGSAASTSGIQRSRSDSQANVGPGGVVYNNYSSDDEAGTVDDNLYSATAGRSSSKTTTTSQAVVATTTALAIANISSDRNVESPRPTASSSSSSSLSPKVSNANFQLKPILKVHEANKTRIIQVQPKQPEERLKLRLKLPKAQDKQDEQDDEEQEEASVPILPKKTAPKSPQNANYVPVYSNKLVSNYENMEFGKPMAESKAPASNAAITDPEETPMLMQLKLFKEQQEQQQHQQQQRETEEDLTPTAESKPIPGEAVETKESHEEEPEQKLENEDDDDDDGEDEDESTACEEYTDDDIDEALAQDDEDEAVVVAAEKELAEDRELQQIYVNEPITPTDQQFDESHYLPMTPKKVELGQPGVLTLVATHETYAAEEEENHYVEMTKGIQDEDCRSNYETMCLASTSASALKVTTKTEPVYMELAGVKGAANEEAHCSSGRSTLKKGKKSGTETLKKKTKKRQGKDMPDILKPAKSTLASDSSDADDESSRQQLEAKKLRSRSRFSLSDTFRPASYYLGASTPLNNYAESSDSEILPPPPIPDSPPPMEELKTEEIFSSEHYDTVKRKDSNSKVNLSYEQLPKMHASNTSLNFPKAVPSPTLKSSRLSLPDHFTKVRVTPQRLLVPGATPPQQQHSRTLSDSNYSVQLTDNSSSRTSSDLDLYRRRGQQQQQQRCTSNNSLPLSSENESVEFRQRSDSELDRQRSRRPLSQESISEIESLSEQFEETLSSHELDTYLSHLHLSTGQATPTSHLLNDANAAAGADILTNLIKPPKTFRNAEDEEQHFYGNIHFLSSTDSIQQLGDGGAAALRIIHSRNNSNISTQSAPYYYSELPAPPPLNNQRDIHAHGLNIAHIHNPIDRHQFNVDALVDKDQAIDSKNIYCGQKDNHEKLSNKNLKLNNNIQLVDSTEQPESSGSGALNPVVHSYPFTTTKNTNLARKTIGGSVPSDDGTPNDGAGEDEDEAAAEEEEAVVGKTPSNNVHPNLSVLGGELLWEEDALWRESLRRVSQRHARSLDDLDRIAAVPLVSSTPKAKLSREVTYVNDSLKPRQPPVSNEHDVYVQLLDNSVLSHEQADSDVYEVLREETASNLSHKSNELDRETIRQWDAMSSGLMKSHHSSSTDGGGTGAGAGAPHLPLTSSVRSIVQQLNNSATTIDDANGNPMATASISVRNVNNLPMGNLTVKPDPSDVQPESAFAPYYGGAAETKYAKNTVLTDRGLYAGNGLATSTPQNHQQFRMRRTGSRAEIDMLERETSSQIRNRLRSAEGLTRAESIQRLDYLKQHLLDLERHYEKSKPLVNLVDNMVKLGSLYRNDANGRVQPATLDRLEFNQRMQERQMLQEEQQQWERLSPNQAELQAKVRELYQLDQLLQEESGILQSLQRDKEDLERALGGLRARIHDSNATPMALEAAKKQQHILERELSRVHQLLADNSKKLEQTVAGNARLEQELLLLRQKVQATRGATTNGMGSDGSHINGDQTAAVLASELERVQSLVGDMQRQRHELSSAVRQLTENSTRLYQEIGNKEMNGGGSTNGSLKKRSNSTSWTETDLDANMLRCGSRQQLNDSTLNLSTPLYVDTNSSSKLSDYNRYNGGGSSDALEMSGVDSDGFLDSNPFALGLEKQEIKTVRIVKRESERRNRDRSERGLSSSIQNLDQVLEEEQYAQQQREHQQMYAQSLEEQMSNGHHSRSKSLPRNYSEPPKQRHSRHQNGKQNGHHFNGGYDYDRNSNYEHQPPPPPAPQSNGHGHHHHSQREQREQREQREHLNPLANAYFAKQLQQQVNPSRDSARVALRTKTDSLQSLNKSLTDISPEPVFQSVAARQIINEMSAGSASEDTEKAVEKVPPHHKHRRAVPREKRRHYTAPNNVNQKAMEKVQAENDMNRNNTNWRARDDLDMEVALRPRMNAPDVIRSALGQGEKISENTIDNLLLAPNKIVIPERYIPETTPELSPEEKKRRQEKVESIKKMLSEAPISSNENESLPPSKITAEKKQREHLLQLNQILAQQVMQVSKIVAGNPTSHN, encoded by the exons atgtttGGCTGCATTTATCAGCTGTGGGACTG GTTGGAGGCGCCGCCGCTCTTCACCGCCGGCACCATGGACGCAAagaagctgcagcagctgcaggagGCAGCGATCCTggcgcagcagcagaagaagcTGCCGCTGGCCTACCAGACGAATCTCGTGGACTACCGGACGGCGGCCTACAGTCAGGCCTTGTACCAGCAGTCGCCCACGGCCACCAGCTCGAGCGGTGGAGGACCCCTATCGCCGATCGAGCTGCAGCCGCAGTCGAAGCaccacaaccacaaccacaaccTGATGAAGcacggcggtggcggcggaaCGTCCAGCAGTTCGCACAGTTCGCCCTACCATCAGTCGTATTCGAGCAGCGGCGGCACGGCGGCGGGGGAGCAGCTGTACCAGTCGCCCACGGAGCGAACCTATCTGGCGGCGGCCGGCAGATTGCAGGCCAGCAATGCCATCGCCGGACATCATCCCATTTCGGCGCTGCAGTCGCAGTACCAGCAATTGCAGGCGGCCAAAATGCAGGCCCAGATGGCCACCCAAAGCGAGgctgcccagcagcagcagcggacTTTCGCCATGCGACAGGCCATGAACCCGCCCACAAATCACTATCACATGAGTCAGTCGCCCAGCATGGTGTCCAATATGACCACGATgacccagcagcaacagcaacagcagcagcagcaccagcagcaacagagaGCTCCACCCTCttctttaaatttgcaaaatcaATACCAACCTGCTCAGGGCCCTCTGAAGTtgcaacatcaacatcagcaacagcagctgcagcagcagcagcaacctgCCATGCCCAAACACTACCAGGAGCAATTGTacgcacagcagcaacagctgcagcagcagttgcaacagcaacagttgcaacagcaacagcagcaacagcaacagcagcagcaacatcgtcACAAGAATGACCTGCAAACACCGGGCAGTGAACACGGCACCGTGTACATCCAGCAGAATCATCCCGGTCATGTGGTGAACCAGGCATGCCAGACCCAAATATCGGCCGTGAAGCCCAAAGCCACGCCCAGTTCCGAGGAGTCGTCGTCGAACTCGGCCAAGAGTCCCACCCACGCACCGCTGGATCGGAAGAAGAGCGCCGGCTCCATTCAGGCCTTGAAGTCACCCATCACGAAGAGACCACCCTCCACGCCGGTGACCTTGTCGGGTTGGCTGCACAAGCAGGGCTCCGACGGCCTAAAGGTGTGGCGCAAGCGCTGGTTCGTCCTCGCCGAGTACTGCCTGTACTACTACAAGGGGCCCGAGGAGGAGAAGCTGCTGGGCTCGGTGCTGCTGCCCTCATATCGCGTATCCGCCTGCTTGCCCGAGGACAAGATCTATCGCAAATTTGCCTTCAAGTGTGAGCATCAGAATATGCGAACCTATTGGCTGGCGGCGGACAATGCCGAGTCCATGATGCAGTGGGTGAGAGCTTTGGCGGCGGCCAGTCTGATGCAGGCGCCCAGCAGCGGGGAATCGGATCCCAGTGTGAATTCCTCGCTGAATCACAGTGGCGAGAACTCCGACTCGGGCATTCACACAATGCAATCGCATCTCGGCAAGGGGCAGCCCACACCCTCGTCGGAAAATGCCGGCAGCAGCGGGGGCGGCAGTGGTCAGCCTCTCTATGCAAATGCACCGCCCAAGCCGAGGCGCATCAACGATGGCGGCTACTCATCGCCATCGCCCGAGCACAacgaacagcagcagcagcagcagcagcagcaacatcctAGTCGCCGCCTTATGTCGCCCACGCAGCAACtctaccagcagcagcagcaacatcaacgatctcagcagcaacagcaacagcaacagcagcagcagcaaccgcaGCAACATCATGCCATCTACGACACGCGAACGGGCCACGTGTCCACCGCCTTGCAGCTGCAACAGGCCCAGCAGCAGTACTCACTGGACCACCTGGAGGCGCAgttccagcagcaacagctggACATGGAGGAGCAGATCGCCaggctgcagcagcagcgggcCGCCGAGGAGATCTACGGCGAGCGGGAGATGTACATGGCCAAGCTGATGCAGCAGCGGCAGGGTCCGAATGGGGCATACCCCACCCAGCAGCAGCTGTTGCAGGCGGAGCGGCGCACTCCGGATGCCTATGGGCGGTCCAAGCAGCAGCGGCTCTTTgccgccgcagccgccgcagcgGACTACGAAGACATCTACAACATGTCGCAGTTGGCGGGCGGTGCCGGAGGAGCCATGTCCGCCCAGGAGGCGCTCCTGCAGGAGGCGGCCAGCTACCGGCGACCCCTCAGCCCGCCCAGCTACGATGCCAGCAAGCACGTACCGGCGATGCCCCAGCGGTACACACCCAATCATTTGGAG GCCAGTGCCGCTGATCAACTAATCAATACCATGGACTTGCGTGCCCGCACGGCGGCGGCCATAGTGCGTCCCCACTCCGCGGACTTCCTGGAGTATGAGGCTCGTGCCGAGGCAGCTgcagccgctgccgccgcgGCGGTGGCCCAAAGTCAGCAGGAGAGTGGGCGTGCCCCGCGGCCCAAGTCCAGTTTGGACATCAATCGTACTCCGGACAGCTTCTACTACTCGGAGGCCAGCTATGCGGACAAGATGCGGAAGAGTGCACTCTATTTGCagagcggcggcggcggaggaggaggaggaggagctggagctgcTCAGCCGCAGCAGGCGGGCAACTACCGCACTGCAGCGGGAGATTTCGGCTCAGGGGTGAACACCATTGGCTACGAGAATCCCTACGAGCGGGCCTACAAGCGGCAGGAGCTGCTGGCCGAGGCACAGGCCCAGGGTGGAGCGGCCAGCAGTATGCCGCGCATGAGCCGGTCCGCCAGCCAAGGTCGCTCGGTGGCCTCGCAGCTGCAGTCGCCGCAGCAGGAGGACCTGCCGCCGCTCAACGTGCATCCGGGCTCCATTTTCCCGCCCTCGATGTCCACGCAGGAGATCATCAGCAAGAATGAGCAGTTCCTGCGCTCCGCCAGTGCCCGGCTGCCCAAGAGAGCGGGCGGCATGGACGATGACTACTCGGCCGGGAACTCCACCACCACTTCGCCGACGTCcggcggaggaggcggtgCCTCCAACTCGCCGCAGCACCATCAGGATGGCGAGCGGAAGCGGGAGGAGTCCATGAAGCGGCTGCTCGAGTGGAAGCAGCGCATGCTGCAGTCACCTCTGACCCGCAAGGGCATACAGCAGGGCGGCAGCAACATGTCCGCCATGTCCAAGCTGGGCAGCAATCCGAACATCCTGCTATCGTCCACGGCGGTGGCCAGTGGAGCACGCTATGCCCCCCATGCGGGCAAAACGGGACTGGtgggcaatggcaatggcaatggaaatggaaatggcagtGCCGCGGCAGCTGGGAGTGCAGCATCAACATCGGGAATCCAACGATCCCGATCCGACAGCCAGGCCAACGTGGGACCCGGCGGAGTGGTGTACAACAACTACTCCTCGGACGACGAGG CTGGGACTGTGGATGATAACTTGTATAGTGCGACGGCAGGAAGGTCATCGTCGAAAACAACAACGACATCACAGGCAGtagtagcaacaacaacagcgttAGCAATAGCAAACATAAGCAGTGACAGAAACGTAGAGAGTCCGAGACCAACggcatcatcgtcatcatcatcatcattatcaccCAAAGTCAGCAATGCGAATTTTCAACTGAAGCCCATTTTGAAAGTGCACGAGGCCAACAAAACCCGCATTATTCAGGTGCAGCCCAAACAGCCCGAGGAGCGGCTCAAACTTAGATTGAAATTGCCCAAGGCGCAGGATAAGCAGGACGAGCAGGATgatgaggagcaggaggaggcaTCCGTACCCATTTTGCCAAAGAAAACCGCACCCAAGTCGCCGCAGAATGCCAATTATGTGCCTGTGTACAGCAATAAGCTGGTCAGCAACTACGAGAACATGGAGTTTGGCAAGCCAATGGCCGAAAGCAAAGCCCCCGCGAGCAATGCAGCGATTACCGATCCCGAGGAGACGCCCATGCTGATGCAGCTCAAGTTGTtcaaggagcagcaggagcagcagcagcatcagcagcagcagcgagaAACCGAGGAGGACCTCACACCCACAGCGGAAAGTAAACCCATTCCAGGGGAGGCGGTGGAAACGAAGGAATCACATGAGGAGGAACCAGAACAGAAGCTGGAAAACgaggacgatgacgatgatgatggggAAGATGAAGATGAGAGCACGGCCTGCGAGGAGTACACTGATGATGATATAGACGAAGCCCTGGCTCAGGACGATGAGGATGAAGCCGTGGTTGTGGCAGCAGAAAAGGAATTGGCTGAGGACAGGGAACTGCAGCAGATATATGTCAACGAGCCCATCACACCCACCGACCAGCAGTTCGACGAGAGTCACTACCTGCCCATGACGCCCAAGAAAGTGGAACTGGGTCAGCCGGGAGTGCTGACCCTGGTTGCCACGCACGAAACCTACGccgcggaggaggaggagaaccACTATGTGGAGATGACCAAGGGCATCCAGGACGAGGACTGCAGGAGCAACTACGAGACAATGTGCCTGGCCAGCACTAGTGCTAGTGCCCTTAAGGTCACGACCAAAACAGAGCCTGTCTACATGGAGTTGGCGGGGGTTAAGGGTGCAGCCAACGAGGAAGCCCACTGCTCCTCGGGTCGTTCCACCCTGAAAAAGGGCAAGAAATCGGGGACTGAGACCCTCAagaagaaaaccaaaaagagGCAGGGCAAGGACATGCCGGATATCCTTAAGCCGGCCAAGAGTACCCTGGCCAGCGATAGTTCGGATGCGGATGACGAGAGCAGCCGGCAGCAGCTGGAGGCCAAGAAACTGCGCTCCAGGTCACGATTCAGTCTGTCGGATACCTTTAGGCCAGCTTCATACTATTTGGGTGCTTCAACGCCCCTTAACAACTACGCAGAGAGTTCGGACAGTGAGATACTGCCGCCACCTCCGATACCAGACTCACCACCGCCCATGGAGGAGCTCAAAACGGAGGAGATCTTCTCCTCCGAGCACTACGATACGGTGAAGCGAAAGGACAGCAATAGTAAAGTGAATCTCTCCTACGAGCAACTGCCCAAGATGCATGCCAGCAATACGTCATTGAATTTTCCCAAAGCAGTTCCTAGTCCCACGCTAAAAAGTAGTCGTCTCTCCCTACCCGACCACTTTACCAAGGTGCGAGTGACACCTCAGAGGCTGCTGGTGCCgggtgccacgcccccgcagCAACAGCACTCCCGCACTCTATCCGACTCCAACTACAGTGTTCAGTTGACGGACAACAGTAGTTCGCGAACCTCCTCGGACTTGGATCTGTATCGCCGGAggggccagcagcagcagcagcaacgatGCACCAGCAACAATTCGCTGCCCCTCAGTAGCGAAAATGAATCGGTGGAGTTCCGGCAGAGATCCGACTCTGAACTGGATCGCCAGCGATCGAGGCGACCGCTTTCCCAGGAGTCCATCAGCGAGATCGAGTCGCTGAGCGAGCAGTTCGAGGAGACGCTGAGTAGCCACGAACTGGACACCTACCTGAGTCACCTGCACCTGTCCACGGGccaggccacgcccaccagcCACCTGCTGAACGATGCCAATGCAGCTGCAGGAGCCGACATCCTGACCAATCTCATCAAGCCACCGAAAACATTCCGCAATGCGGAGGACGAGGAACAGCACTTCTACGGCAACATACACTTCCTCTCCTCCACCGACTCCATTCAGCAGCTGGGTGATGGTGGAGCAGCGGCTCTGCGCATCATACACAGTCGCAATAACAGCAATATATCCACCCAGTCGGCCCCCTACTACTACTCAGAGCTGCCAGCTCCGCCGCCCTTGAACAACCAGCGGGACATCCACGCCCACGGCCTGAACATTGCCCACATTCACAACCCCATCGATCGGCATCAGTTCAACGTGGATGCCCTGGTCGACAAGGATCAGGCCATCGACAGCAAGAACATCTACTGCGGCCAGAAGGACAACCACGAGAAGCTGAGCAACAAGAACCTCAAGCTGAACAACAACATTCAGCTGGTGGATTCAACGGAGCAGCCGGAAAGTAGCGGTAGTGGTGCATTAAACCCCGTGGTCCATTCATATCCATTCACAACTACTAAAAACACAAACCTCGCTCGTAAGACGATTGGTGGTAGCGTCCCGTCGGATGATGGAACCCCTAACGATGGTGCTGGTGAAGATGAAGATGAGGctgcggcggaggaggaggaggcagTCGTCGGCAAGACACCGTCGAATAATGTCCATCCCAACCTCTCAGTTCTAGGTGGCGAGTTGCTCTGGGAGGAGGATGCCCTTTGGCGTGAGAGTTTGCGCCGGGTCTCCCAGCGGCATGCGAGATCCCTGGACGATCTGGACAGGATTGCGGCCGTACCGCTCGTTTCGAGTACGCCCAAGGCGAAGTTGAGTCGTGAGGTGACCTATGTGAATGACAGCCTAAAGCCACGCCAGCCGCCAGTGAGCAACGAGCACGATGTCTATGTCCAGTTGCTGGACAACTCTGTTCTCAGCCACGAGCAAGCGGATTCCGATGTGTACGAGGTGCTGCGCGAGGAAACCGCCTCGAATTTGTCGCACAAATCCAATGAGCTGGATCGCGAGACCATCCGTCAGTGGGATGCCATGTCCAGTGGCCTAATGAAGAGccaccacagcagcagcacggaCGGAGGTGGAACTGGAGCTGGTGCTGGAGCTCCTCACCTGCCACTCACCAGCAGTGTGCGCTCAATCGTCCAGCAGCTGAACAATAGCGCCACCACCATAGACGATGCCAATGGCAATCCCATGGCAAC AGCCTCGATTTCGGTGCGCAATGTGAACAATCTGCCCATGGGCAATCTGACGGTGAAGCCGGATCCCTCGGATGTCCAGCCGGAGTCCGCCTTTGCCCCGTACTACGGCGGAGCGGCGGAGACGAAGTACGCCAAGAACACCGTGCTCACGGATCGCGGACTTTACGCCGGAAACGGCCTGGCCACATCCACGCCCCAAAATCATCAGCAATTCCGGATGCGCCGCACCGGAAGTAGGGCGGAAATCGATATGCTGGAGCGCGAGACGAGTAGCCAGATCAGG AATCGCCTGCGCAGTGCCGAGGGTTTGACTAGAGCCGAAAGCATCCAGCGATTGGACTACTTGAAGCAACACCTTTTGGACTTGGAACGGCATTACGAGAAGAGCAAGCCGCTGGTCAATTTGGTAGACAACATGGTCAAGCTGGGTTCGCTGTATCGGAACGATGCCAATGGCAGAGTCCAACCAGCCACTCTGGATCGCCTGGAGTTCAATCAGCGGATGCAGGAGCGTCAAATgctgcaggaggagcagcagcagtgggAGCGCCTCAGTCCCAATCAGGCTGAGTTACAG GCCAAGGTGCGTGAACTCTACCAACTGGATCAGCTGCTGCAGGAGGAGTCGGGCATTCTGCAGAGTCTGCAGCGCGACAAGGAGGACCTCGAGCGTGCCTTGGGCGGATTGAGGGCTCGCATCCACGACAGCAATGCCACGCCCATGGCCCTGGAGGCGGCCAAAAAGCAGCAGCACATTCTGGAACGCGAACTTTCGCGTGTCCATCAACTGCTGGCCGACAACTCAAAG AAACTGGAGCAGACAGTGGCCGGTAATGCGCGgctggagcaggagctgcTCCTTCTCCGCCAGAAGGTGCAGGCCACCCGCGGAGCGACCACCAACGGAATGGGCAGCGATGGCTCCCACATCAATGGCGACCAGACTGCCGCCGTTTTGGCCTCGGAATTGGAGCGTGTGCAATCTCTGGTGGGCGATATGCAAAGGCAACGTCACGAACTCAGCTCGGCCGTGCGCCAGCTGACGGAGAACTCGACCAGGTTGTACCAGGAGATTGGCAACAAGGAGATGAACGGCGGTGGGTCCACCAATGGCAGTCTGAAGAAGCGCAGCAACTCCACCAGCTGGACGGAAACGGATCTGGATGCCAATATGCTGCGATGTGGTAGTCGTCAGCAGCTGAACGACTCGACCTTGAACCTATCCACGCCCCTCTATGTGGACACGAATAGCTCCAGCAAGTTGAGCGACTACAATCGGTACAatggcggcggcagcagcgatGCCCTGGAGATGAGTGGGGTGGATAGCGATGGCTTCCTGGACAGCAACCCCTTTGCCCTTGGCCTGGAAAAGCAGGAAATTAAGACGGTGAGGATTGTGAAACGGGAATCGGAACGCAGGAATCGCGACCGCAGCGAAAGGGGTCTGAGCAGCTCTATCCAGAATCTGGATCAGGTCTTGGAGGAGGAGCAGTATGCCCAGCAGCAGAGGGAGCATCAGCAAATGTACGCCCAGAGCTTGGAGGAGCAGATGAGCAATGGCCACCACAGTCGCTCCAAGTCGCTGCCCCGAAACTACAGTGAGCCCCCGAAGCAGCGGCACAGTCGCCACCAGAATGGCAAGCAGAATGGTCACCACTTCAATGGTGGCTACGATTACGATCGGAACAGCAACTACGAGCACCAGCCACCGCCACCTCCGGCTCCCCAGAGCAATGGCCATGGACACCACCATCACTCGCAGAGGGAGCAGCGCGAGCAGCGCGAGCAGCGGGAGCACCTCAATCCACTGGCCAATGCCTACTTCGCCAagcagctccagcagcagGTTAATCCCTCGCGGGACAGTGCCCGCGTGGCGCTGCGCACCAAGACGGACTCGCTGCAGAGCCTCAACAAGAGCCTAACGGACATCAGTCCGGAGCCAGTGTTCCAGAGCGTGGCCGCCCGCCAGATCATCAACGAAATGTCCGCCGGCTCGGCATCGGAGGACACCGAGAAGGCGGTGGAGAAGGTGCCACCGCACCACAAACATCGAAGGGCGGTGCCCAGGGAGAAGAGGCGCCACTACACTGCGCCGAACAATGTCAACCAGAAGGCCATGGAGAAGGTGCAGGCCGAGAACGATATGAATCGAAAT AACACAAACTGGCGAGCTCGCGACGATTTGGACATGGAGGTGGCCCTCAGACCTCGAATGAATGCCCCCGATGTGATTCGTTCTGCTTTAGGGCAGGGTGAAAAGATTTCGGAGAATACCATTGACAACTTGCTGTTGGCACCGAACAAAATAGTAATACCCGAGCGTTACATACCAGAAACA ACGCCTGAACTGTCGCCCGAGGAGAAGAAGCGTCGTCAGGAGAAGGTCGAGTCCATTAAGAAAATGCTGTCAGAGGCGCCGATTAGCAGCAAT GAGAACGAGAGCCTGCCGCCGAGCAAAATTACCGCCGAAAAGAAGCAGCGCGAACACCTGCTGCAACTCAACCAAATTTTGGCTCAGCAAGTGATGCAGGTCAGCAAGATCGTGGCCG GAAATCCCACTAGTCACAACTAA